The following are from one region of the Nicotiana tomentosiformis chromosome 7, ASM39032v3, whole genome shotgun sequence genome:
- the LOC138895613 gene encoding uncharacterized protein, with protein sequence MEDFLTAEDYELWTIVNQGPLTPTKQNAQNETVPKDPYEFVAADFKMMEKNAKAKKFLSVDLIWDALQTAHEGTNQVKRSKIELLMRNYELSSMKESERIQDMMIRFIKITNELKSLGKEAKELDKISLDELVGNLKTHEMRKIELRKEEPKRDKALVLKASE encoded by the exons ATGGAAGACTTTCTGACAGCTGAAGACTATGAACTATGGACCATAGTGAATCAAGGTCCATTAACTCCTACTaaacaaaatgcacaaaatgaaacAGTTCCTAAGGACCCCTATGAATTTGTGGCAGCAGATTtcaaaatgatggagaagaatgcaaagGCTAAAAAATTCTTATCTGTAGACTTG ATATGGGATGCACTCCAAACTGCTCATGAAGGAACAAACCAAGTGAAGAGATCAAAGATAGAATTACTTATGAGAAACTATGAACTCTCCTCCATGAAGGAGTCAGAGCGCATCCAGGATATGATGATTAGGTTTATCAAAATAACCAATGAACTAAAATCACTTGGAAAG GAAGCCAAGGAGCTGGACAAAATctcacttgatgagttggttggaAACTTAAAGACTCATGAAATGAGAAAGATAGAACTGCGTAAGGAAGAACCAAAAAGGGATAAGGCCTTGGTTCTTAAAGCGTCTGAGTAA
- the LOC117280652 gene encoding secreted RxLR effector protein 161-like: MIGSLLYLTTSRPDIVFSVGLCARFQTNPKESHLKAVKKILRYLKGTPDLCLWYPRGYSFDLIGYADANYAGFHIDRKSTSRTAHFLGSYLVSWRTKKQNLVALSTAEAEYVAAASCYA, translated from the coding sequence atgattgggTCATTGTTGTACCTCACAACAAGTAGGCCTGATATTGTATTCAGTGTGGGACTGTGTGCAAGATTTCAGACAAATCCCAAGGAATCTCACCTTAAGGCTGTCAAAAAGATACTAAGATATCTCAAGGGGACTCCTGACCTCTGCCTATGGTATCCCAGAGGATATAGTTTTGATCTaattggttatgccgatgctaaCTATGCAGGTTTTCATATTGACAGGAAAAGCACTTCAAGAACAGCTCATTTTCTAGGTTCTTATCTAGTGTCTTGGAGAACAAAAAAGCAAAACTTAGTGGCATTATCTACAGCTGAGGCTGAATATGTGGCAGCAGCATCATGCTATGCTTAG